Proteins encoded together in one Desulfovibrio sp. UCD-KL4C window:
- a CDS encoding manganese-dependent inorganic pyrophosphatase, translating into MMIYSVGHKNPDTDTITSAIAVADLWSKVKEATQPVAQGEIAPETKFVLDKFGCEAPAIMTDATDKKIILVDHSDLSQSMDNLAKGEVIAVVDHHKLGDVTTPNPLEMWVWPVGCTGTIINAMYKFYNVEIPKNIAGIVLCAILSDTVLFKSVTTTEADKAAVAELAKIAGVDDVMALGMEMFNVKSAVAGASMNDLIFRDYKDFDMSGTKIGVGQLEVVDLSVFDDIKADLYAELEKVKADGRHSCFLLLTDIMKEGSEMLIVSDDPSVVEKAFGVAPKGTSVYLEGVMSRKKQVVPNFEKAFSA; encoded by the coding sequence ATTATGATTTATTCAGTTGGACACAAAAATCCCGATACCGATACCATCACATCTGCAATCGCTGTTGCTGATCTCTGGTCTAAAGTTAAAGAAGCAACACAGCCTGTTGCTCAGGGCGAAATCGCTCCTGAAACTAAGTTTGTTCTTGATAAATTCGGTTGTGAAGCTCCTGCTATCATGACTGACGCTACTGACAAAAAGATCATTCTTGTTGACCATTCTGACCTTTCTCAGAGCATGGACAACCTTGCTAAAGGTGAAGTTATTGCAGTTGTTGACCACCATAAACTTGGTGACGTTACTACTCCAAATCCTCTTGAAATGTGGGTATGGCCTGTTGGCTGTACTGGTACCATTATTAATGCAATGTACAAATTCTACAATGTAGAAATTCCTAAAAACATTGCTGGAATCGTACTCTGTGCTATTCTTAGTGATACCGTATTGTTCAAATCAGTTACTACTACTGAAGCTGATAAAGCTGCAGTTGCAGAACTTGCTAAGATTGCCGGCGTTGACGATGTCATGGCTCTCGGAATGGAAATGTTCAATGTAAAATCTGCTGTTGCAGGTGCTTCCATGAACGATCTTATTTTCCGTGACTATAAAGATTTTGATATGTCCGGTACCAAAATCGGTGTTGGTCAGCTTGAAGTTGTTGATCTCTCCGTTTTTGATGATATTAAAGCAGATCTCTATGCTGAACTTGAAAAAGTTAAAGCTGACGGCCGTCATAGCTGTTTCTTGCTTTTGACTGACATTATGAAAGAAGGTTCTGAAATGCTTATCGTTTCTGATGATCCTTCCGTTGTTGAAAAAGCATTTGGCGTTGCTCCTAAAGGAACTTCAGTGTACCTTGAAGGTGTAATGAGCCGTAAAAAACAGGTTGTACCTAACTTCGAAAAAGCTTTTTCAGCTTAA
- a CDS encoding MoaD/ThiS family protein, whose translation MNITLLCYATFAAKRPESSDNFPITAGETVRDVLRRVGIPLDEVKIVFVNGRSSDLEVQLAGGDRVGVFPAVGGG comes from the coding sequence ATGAATATAACACTTCTTTGCTACGCAACGTTTGCTGCGAAAAGGCCTGAATCATCGGATAATTTCCCAATAACAGCTGGTGAAACCGTTCGAGACGTTCTTCGAAGAGTTGGGATTCCTTTAGATGAGGTTAAGATTGTTTTTGTGAACGGAAGATCCTCAGATCTTGAAGTTCAGCTAGCAGGAGGAGATAGAGTAGGGGTGTTCCCTGCGGTCGGTGGAGGTTGA
- a CDS encoding PEGA domain-containing protein, with the protein MSLYKNLAALIIVAGVLSGCAPQVKMQSIPVSSNPMGATVFADGKTVCQAPCTIDLACNADHIITLTKDQFRQQDIIIKRVYQQQKVLMNAVSSGMSSSSMAIGDKTAWGIARGVDSIDSQEQTGEAYVLSPSAVTVTLIPMTPQSRKDQAGALSLSIQSLTDTDRAQISYVLESLKSGSQFSWTNDQTGIQYLITTHGILSGYDVPTRAFSLNMTSRGHSSIYEGKASRSNTGKWKIIGEGASDSMGSSASNVETAQPAQMNSDSFIEDAAKAAAIGAAPHIKGGVTGKSGSSSESFDGSTYTKKSSETKVKASVNVNPVEAIDVLDTLLEGANK; encoded by the coding sequence ATGAGTCTTTATAAGAATTTGGCTGCATTAATTATCGTGGCAGGAGTTCTTTCAGGGTGTGCTCCGCAAGTTAAGATGCAATCAATACCTGTTTCATCAAATCCGATGGGCGCGACAGTGTTTGCTGATGGTAAGACTGTTTGCCAGGCTCCTTGTACTATAGATCTCGCATGCAATGCCGATCATATAATAACCTTGACAAAAGATCAGTTCCGCCAGCAGGACATAATCATTAAGAGAGTTTATCAGCAACAAAAAGTTCTGATGAATGCAGTCTCCTCTGGCATGTCATCTTCATCGATGGCTATTGGAGATAAAACAGCATGGGGAATTGCCCGTGGTGTAGACTCTATTGATAGTCAGGAGCAAACAGGTGAGGCTTACGTTCTTTCTCCGTCTGCTGTCACTGTAACATTGATACCGATGACTCCTCAATCCCGTAAGGATCAAGCAGGGGCTTTATCTCTTAGTATCCAGAGTCTGACAGATACAGATCGTGCACAGATCAGTTATGTTCTTGAGAGTCTTAAATCAGGCTCACAGTTCAGTTGGACAAATGATCAAACAGGTATTCAATACTTAATAACGACTCATGGTATTTTATCTGGTTATGATGTGCCTACAAGAGCTTTCTCCCTTAATATGACATCAAGGGGGCATAGTTCTATATATGAAGGCAAGGCTAGTCGGTCTAATACAGGTAAGTGGAAGATTATAGGGGAGGGAGCATCAGATTCTATGGGGTCATCTGCTTCAAACGTAGAGACAGCTCAACCTGCTCAGATGAACTCTGATTCCTTCATTGAAGATGCTGCTAAAGCTGCTGCTATTGGTGCCGCGCCTCATATAAAGGGTGGAGTTACAGGCAAGAGTGGATCTTCTAGTGAGTCGTTTGATGGATCTACATATACTAAGAAAAGCTCTGAGACTAAAGTTAAAGCTAGTGTAAATGTTAATCCAGTTGAAGCAATTGACGTATTAGATACACTGCTTGAAGGGGCCAATAAGTAA
- a CDS encoding PTS sugar transporter subunit IIB, protein MFWVRIDNRLVHGQIIETWLPYTHAKSIIVANDAVADDSLQQQIMSLAIPQSVSCFFSSIDDLQDSVLNVGADSKCGNTIILFSSCEDLRLAMEKGFKFSTVNIGNIHYGPGKKQISPSVALSSDDESCLHFFKGHGIELDFRCVPNDPVQVRFI, encoded by the coding sequence ATGTTCTGGGTACGAATTGATAATAGATTGGTACATGGTCAGATAATTGAAACTTGGCTGCCGTATACTCATGCCAAAAGTATTATTGTTGCTAATGACGCAGTAGCTGATGACAGTTTGCAACAACAAATAATGTCTCTCGCAATCCCTCAATCTGTCAGTTGTTTTTTTTCTTCTATTGATGATTTGCAGGACTCTGTACTGAATGTCGGTGCTGACTCAAAATGTGGTAATACCATAATTCTTTTTTCGTCTTGTGAAGATTTACGCCTAGCAATGGAAAAAGGCTTTAAATTTTCTACTGTTAATATTGGTAATATTCATTATGGTCCAGGTAAAAAGCAGATTTCTCCAAGTGTTGCACTTAGCTCTGATGATGAATCCTGCTTACACTTTTTTAAAGGTCACGGGATTGAACTTGATTTCAGATGCGTGCCCAATGATCCCGTGCAGGTGAGGTTTATATGA
- the panD gene encoding aspartate 1-decarboxylase codes for MASRCLLKSKIHRATITNANVDYEGSISIDSNLLEKAGILPYERVDVLNVDNGERLTTYAIEGGEGEFCLNGAAAHKGQAGQKIIICTYAWLDDDELGLHKPKVVLLGDGNLVKTVQK; via the coding sequence ATGGCCAGTCGCTGTCTTTTAAAATCTAAAATTCATAGAGCTACAATTACAAATGCTAATGTAGACTATGAAGGTTCTATTTCTATTGATTCTAACTTGTTAGAAAAAGCCGGTATTCTTCCGTATGAAAGAGTTGATGTCTTAAACGTCGACAATGGAGAAAGGCTTACAACTTATGCAATAGAAGGTGGAGAAGGTGAATTCTGCTTAAACGGGGCAGCCGCACATAAAGGGCAAGCCGGGCAGAAAATTATTATCTGTACTTACGCTTGGCTTGATGATGATGAGCTCGGGCTGCATAAGCCGAAGGTCGTCCTGTTAGGGGACGGTAATCTAGTTAAAACTGTTCAGAAGTAA
- a CDS encoding PTS sugar transporter subunit IIC, translating to MGSADRFFFAIFSLFRFTINAGLLERPLVAGALWGFITGDYATSLKIAVFFELFWLDNIPAGTYIPPHILASTFSALALTSSFGFTEAPKLMCILLACLPLAPLGAWLENSLRQWHNHGYYKLLNWARKGKSGDEMPRKLVIQSILRTLSISWLFFWTSTVILHYILRIFFHKWGGIIAPVEIQWSFLWIAASLGGLLALRLRKAYATFVFGVVLFGFVLLAGIV from the coding sequence CTGGGCAGCGCTGATAGGTTTTTTTTTGCAATTTTTTCTTTGTTCAGATTTACAATAAATGCCGGTTTACTTGAACGGCCTTTAGTTGCTGGAGCTCTCTGGGGATTTATTACAGGAGATTATGCTACCAGCTTAAAAATAGCTGTTTTTTTTGAATTGTTCTGGCTTGATAATATTCCGGCTGGAACTTATATCCCGCCTCATATTTTAGCTTCTACTTTTTCCGCACTTGCTTTGACCTCTTCATTCGGTTTTACAGAAGCACCTAAACTCATGTGCATTCTTCTTGCGTGTCTTCCGTTAGCTCCGCTTGGAGCATGGCTCGAAAATTCTCTTAGGCAGTGGCATAATCATGGATATTACAAGCTGTTGAATTGGGCCAGAAAGGGAAAGTCAGGCGACGAGATGCCGCGAAAGCTTGTTATTCAATCTATTTTAAGAACTTTGTCTATTTCGTGGCTTTTTTTCTGGACAAGTACCGTCATCCTTCATTACATACTTCGTATATTTTTTCACAAGTGGGGTGGGATTATCGCTCCTGTGGAAATTCAGTGGTCTTTCCTATGGATAGCCGCCAGCCTCGGAGGATTACTGGCTTTGAGGCTTCGTAAGGCTTATGCAACCTTTGTTTTCGGTGTAGTTCTTTTTGGCTTTGTCCTTCTTGCCGGCATTGTTTGA